GGTGAAAAAGGAACAACAACCAAGTGGTCAATACCCTGTTTCTCTAATAACTCAATTTTTTCATCTAAGGTATTGATCAATTGAAGCGATGTATCTGGTTGAACGATTTTACGGGGATGGGGATGAAAAGTAATAATAATCGATTCGCCATTTACCTTTTCCACTTCATTTAAGAGCGCTTTAATGATCTGTTGATGTCCTAAATGCACTCCGTCAAACGTGCCGATAGTGACAACCGCATTATTAAAAACAGGCAATAAATCGATAGAATGATGGACTTGCATAGGAAGTGCTAAGATAACAAGGCATTTGTTTTAGATTTGCAGTTTATCAAAATTTCGTCTTAGGAATGTCATTATATGCTCAACGCGGTGTATCTGCCCAAAAAGAAGAAGTACATGCCGCTACCCAAAATATCGATAAAGGTTTGTTCCCAAAAGCATTTTGCAAGGTTTATGCTGATTTGTTAGGCGGAGATGAAGCATGGGTAAACGTTATGCATGCCGATGGTGCTGGCACTAAAAGTATATTGGCTTACTTATATTGGAAAGAAACCGGAGACGTTTCTGTGTGGAAGGGCATTGCTCAGGATGCTATAGTCATGAACTTAGATGACTTGCTTTGTGTAGGTATTTATGACCGGTTACTTTTCTCTTCTTCTATAGATCGCAATAAAAACTTAATTCCAGGTGAAGTTTTGCAGGCAATTATTGAGGGAACTCAAGAGTTCTTTGATAATATGCAGCAACATGGTGTACAAATAGCCTTTTTGGGTGGTGAAACGGCAGATGTTGGTGATGTGGTTAGAACTATAGCCGTAAACGGTACTATGGGCTCCCGATGGGAAAAAAGCAAGCTGGTAACCAATGAAAAGATTGCCGCTGGTAATGTCATCGTTGGATTAGCTAGCTATGGTAAATCTCGTTATGAGGATGCTTATAATAGCGGCATTGGCAGTAATGGATTAACAAGTGCCCGTCATGATGTTTTAGGTTCGTATTATAAACAATTTACTGAAACATTCGAACCATCCTTGAAAGATGAGGTTGTTTATATAGGTAAACACCGGCTTACAGACCCTATTACAATCAATTTTCAACAGGAAAGCTTTAAAACTGATATCGGACACCTGATATTATCACCTACAAGGACCTTTGCCCCCGTATTAAAGCCTATTTTAGAACAACATTTTGACGTA
This genomic interval from Flavisolibacter tropicus contains the following:
- a CDS encoding AIR synthase related protein; the protein is MSLYAQRGVSAQKEEVHAATQNIDKGLFPKAFCKVYADLLGGDEAWVNVMHADGAGTKSILAYLYWKETGDVSVWKGIAQDAIVMNLDDLLCVGIYDRLLFSSSIDRNKNLIPGEVLQAIIEGTQEFFDNMQQHGVQIAFLGGETADVGDVVRTIAVNGTMGSRWEKSKLVTNEKIAAGNVIVGLASYGKSRYEDAYNSGIGSNGLTSARHDVLGSYYKQFTETFEPSLKDEVVYIGKHRLTDPITINFQQESFKTDIGHLILSPTRTFAPVLKPILEQHFDVINGLIHCSGGGQTKCMKYVPENVRIVKDNLFQAPEIFQIIQQASGADAKEMYQVFNMGCRMEIYTNESSAASIISLAESLGIQAQVIGRVEASSNKELVIKTAEAEIVY